In Trifolium pratense cultivar HEN17-A07 linkage group LG7, ARS_RC_1.1, whole genome shotgun sequence, a genomic segment contains:
- the LOC123899405 gene encoding bidirectional sugar transporter SWEET2, which produces MSLFDAYSICEVGKDASGIAGNIFAFGLFVSPIPTFRRIIRNGSTEMFSGLPYIYSLLNCLICLWYGTPLISHDNLLVTTVNSIGAAFQLVYILLFLIYAEKPKKVRMFGLLLAVFGIFVIILYGSLKITDTSMRRMIVGLLSCASLISMFASPLFIIKLVIRTKSVEFMPFYLSLSTFLMSVSFFLYGLLSDDVFIYVPNGIGTVLGLIQLVLYFYYKSSSSDDSREPLIVSYG; this is translated from the exons ATGTCTCTGTTTGATGCTTACTCCATTTGTGAAGTTGGTAAAGATGCATCTGGAATTGCTG GTAACATCTTTGCTTTTGGGTTATTTGTATCCCCAAT ACCCACATTTAGGAGAATTATCAGAAATGGGTCAACAGAAATGTTCTCAGGATTGCCATATATTTATTCTCTATTGAACTGCTTGATCTGCTTGTGGTATGGAACTCCTCTTATATCACATGATAATTTGTTGGTTACCACTGTTAATTCAATTGGAGCAGCTTTTCAGCTTGTGTACATTCTCTTATTCTTAATCTATGCTGAGAAACCAAAAAAG GTGAGAATGTTTGGATTATTGCTGGCAGTTTTTGGCATATTTGTTATCATACTATATGGGAGTTTGAAAATAACTGATACTTCTATGCGCCGAATGATTGTCGGACTCTTGAGTTGTGCTTCTCTCATTTCTATGTTTGCCTCTCCACTGTTTATAATT AAATTGGTTATTCGAACAAAGAGTGTCGAGTTTATGCCATTTTATCTTTCACTTTCTACCTTCTTAATGAGTGTCTCGTTCTTTCTTTATGGATTGCTCAGTGACGATGTCTTCATTTAT GTACCAAATGGGATAGGTACTGTTTTGGGATTGATACAATTAGTATTATACTTTTACTACAAGAGTTCATCTAGCGATGACTCTAGAGAACCCTTGATAGTGTCGTACGGATAA
- the LOC123899406 gene encoding uncharacterized protein LOC123899406 yields MEGLWNLVDNLKISTLGAILLLACAFFALVCICTIIVLKRKGSSNNKIVNQEGFIEENDSTSTVTTTTTTTTTTTTTTDVSKTSTTSSTKWLEPCCGWISVKRMLMESMVWSKARKLEENIGWQRERGSPLLGSLQRHSVENGWKSVSHDSASAVWQRPILRGEKCELPSFSGVILYDEKGKLLNDSVNEIECMEVSKQEDRDVTVRTTLKDLL; encoded by the exons ATGGAAGGTTTATGGAATCTTGTAGACAATTTGAAGATTTCAACACTAGGTGCTATTCTTCTACTTGCATGTGCATTTTTTGCACTTGTTTGCATTTGCACTATTATTGTACTTAAAAGGAAaggtagtagtaataataagaTTGTGAATCAAGAGGGTTTTATAGAAGAGAATGACTCTACTTCAACTGTCACAACGACGACTACTACTACCACTACCACCACTACTACGACAGATGTTAGTAAGACTAGTACTACTAGTTCTACAAAATGGTTAGAACCATGTTGTGGATGGATTTCAGTGAAAAGGATGTTGATGGAGTCAATGGTGTGGAGCAAGGCAAGAAAATTGGAAGAGAATATTGGATGGCAAAGAGAGAGGGGATCTCCATTGCTTGGAAGCTTACAAAGGCATAGTGTTGAAAATGGATGGAAAAGTGTTAGTCATGATTCAGCATCAGCAGTGTGGCAAAGACCAATACTTAGAGGGGAAAAATGTGAGCTTCCTAGTTTTAGTGGAGTTATTCTCTATGATGAAAAAGGGAAATTGTTAAATGATTCTGTGAATGAGATAGAATGCATGGAAGTTTCTAAACAG GAAGACAGAGATGTTACGGTGAGAACTACACTAAAAGATTTACTATAG